One Mya arenaria isolate MELC-2E11 chromosome 7, ASM2691426v1 genomic window carries:
- the LOC128240217 gene encoding uncharacterized protein LOC128240217, producing the protein MPAVDCPIPGCVYQTPDMEATIVAALLTAHSAIHISPTTAAVVEKADAVPDDYPMEIDPPEYSSVSTSYHKPIDPTDPPPSYDELYRDRPVAHRVSESTISTAENPDQDPVTVNPDSERDQDLDRITAAYPVQSGVDGHYCRCNDIKACWQKFPFLCVICGIMVPFAGTTKAFEYDNRQI; encoded by the exons ATGCCTGCCGTAGATTGCCCGATCCCAGGTTGCGTCTACCAGACTCCTGACATGGAAGCAACTATCGTGGCTGCCCTCCTAACAGCTCACAGCGCTATCCACATATCACCGACCACTGCTGCGGTGGTTGAAAAG gctGATGCAGTACCCGATGACTACCCCATGGAAATTGATCCTCCAGAGTATTCCAGCGTCTCTACAAGTTATCACAAACCTATAGACCCTACAG ACCCTCCGCCATCCTATGATGAGCTTTACAGGGATAGGCCAGTAGCTCACAGGGTTTCTGAGTCTACGATCTCTACCGCCGAGAACCCAGACCAAGACCCTGTCACTGTCAATCCAGACTCAGAACGAGACCAAGATTTAGACAGAATAACTGCTGCTTATCCCGTCCAAAGTGGTGTTGATGGTCATTACTGTCGGTGCAACGACATTAAAG CGTGTTGGCAGAAATTCCCATTTCTCTGTGTAATCTGTGGGATCATGGTGCCGTTTGCTG GGACAACTAAAGCCTTTGAATATGACAAtagacaaatataa